From the Deltaproteobacteria bacterium genome, one window contains:
- a CDS encoding serine/threonine protein kinase has translation MPHPRQCTSRVRSSRMTAMLDNFLQILPEVIFDAAEKLGGRCTGRFYALNAMENRVYDIEMEEGPHVVIKFYRPGRWSRATIQAEHDFLKALEASEIPVVCPLTDDQGQSIFEINGVMFTIFPKRPGRLEPELNTEQLTRLGRFMARLHNVGAAVKGAPRLRLDAQTYGREPLKFLIDGNFIPMQLASRFEIIVSQICDAITPRFADVEYVLLHGDCHSGNILWNRDDPYFIDFDDMLYAPPVQDIWMLTGGDDEYGKKQRDILLDAYEEMRAFDMTTMKLIEPLRALRMIHFSAWIARRWEDSAFKLGFPAFGTERYWQEQIETLALQLEKVQTQPTALYR, from the coding sequence ATGCCCCACCCGCGGCAGTGTACAAGCCGTGTACGCTCGTCTAGGATGACGGCCATGCTAGACAACTTCCTGCAGATTCTTCCAGAAGTCATTTTCGACGCCGCCGAAAAATTGGGCGGGCGCTGCACCGGTCGTTTCTACGCGCTCAATGCCATGGAAAACCGCGTCTACGACATCGAGATGGAAGAAGGCCCCCACGTCGTCATCAAATTTTACCGCCCCGGCCGCTGGAGCCGCGCGACGATTCAGGCCGAGCATGATTTCTTGAAGGCCCTCGAAGCCAGCGAAATTCCCGTCGTCTGCCCGCTGACGGACGACCAGGGACAATCTATTTTCGAAATCAACGGAGTAATGTTCACGATCTTTCCGAAGCGTCCAGGGCGACTCGAGCCGGAGCTTAATACCGAACAGTTAACGCGCCTGGGCAGGTTCATGGCGCGCCTGCATAACGTCGGCGCGGCGGTCAAAGGCGCTCCCCGTTTACGGCTCGATGCGCAAACTTACGGGCGCGAACCGTTGAAGTTTTTAATCGATGGAAACTTCATACCGATGCAACTCGCCAGTCGTTTCGAAATCATCGTCAGCCAAATTTGCGACGCCATCACGCCTCGTTTCGCGGACGTCGAGTACGTTCTGCTCCACGGCGATTGCCATTCGGGAAATATATTGTGGAATCGAGATGATCCGTATTTCATCGATTTCGACGACATGCTCTACGCGCCGCCGGTGCAAGACATCTGGATGCTCACCGGCGGCGACGACGAATATGGCAAGAAGCAAAGGGATATCTTGCTCGATGCCTATGAAGAAATGAGAGCATTCGACATGACGACCATGAAGCTCATCGAGCCGCTGCGGGCGCTGCGCATGATTCACTTTTCCGCCTGGATCGCGCGCCGCTGGGAAGACAGCGCTTTCAAGTTGGGGTTTCCCGCCTTCGGCACCGAGCGCTATTGGCAGGAGCAAATCGAAACGCTCGCCCTGCAATTAGAAAAAGTGCAGACCCAACCCACCGCTCTCTACCGTTGA